TTAGAAAAGGTTCATCAGTCTGAAGCGTTCAACTATTTTGGTTTTGATTCATCGGGCAAACAAAAGACTCTTCTTGTGTTTGGAGGAAGTTTGGGCGCGACAACAATCAACAATGCTGTAGTTCAACAACTTGAAAAATACATCGGACAAGGATTCAGAATCATCTGGCAGACCGGCAAAGAAGATATTGAACGGGTGAAAACATCAAGCAACAAAATCGCCAAAGAACATTTGTGGGTGAATGCTTTTATTGACAGGATGGATTATGCGTACGCAATCAGTGACATAGTAATTTGCAGAGCAGGCGCGACGACCATTGCTGAACTGACACGACTCGGCAAACCGGCAATCCTGATTCCGTATCCGTTCGCCGCGGCAGACCATCAAACAGAAAATGCAAAAGCGATGACCGAATCCGGCGCGGCGTTGATGGTGAGAGATTCCGAAGCGAAAGAACGATTGTTTGATGTTGTACAATCGCTATTGAACGATACTGAAAAATTGCAGGCAATGTCAATCGCGAGTAAGCAACTTGGAAAACCAAATGCGGCTGAAGAAATTGCACGACGCATCATCGAGTTAGGTCGGAGAAAGTAGAAGTATGTTAACCACACTTCCTCCTGATGCAAAAGTGTTCAAGTACAAATTGGACTTTTACTATGTCCAAACAATTTTCTATCTCGTTGCGCTTGTACTGTGGGCAGGATTTCGCGGAACATTTTCACTTCCGAAACTACCACCGATGCAGGCAGACCCGATTTTGTACATCATACTCACGTTTGTTGTCGTATCGTTGCTCACTGTTCTGTTGAACAAATTGCGTGAACGGCGGCTCATCGTACTACAGGATAGAATGGTGTTTCACCGGAAGTCGCACGAGCGGGAAGTGCTGTTCTCGGATATCGAATGGATGTACATCGGTCGTGAGCGGCGTGTGCAAACTGCCGGAAGATTTCAGGTGGTGTTGTTTAAGTTGAAAGACCGTCTTCGTCTGATTCGCATTCGCATCGGGCGATATGAACATGAAGACGAATTGTTGATTGAAATGGAACGGATAGCTGAAATTGTCCCGAAGATGAAACGTCCGATGCAGATGTTACGTGCGCCGAGAATTGCTCAACAACTTTTTAGTTAGGAATTGAATATGAACGTGACTGAAGTTTTTCAATTTGTTGTGTTGGGATTTGCCGTCGGAATTTTAAGCGGCATGATTGGCGTTGGCGGCGGAGTTGTGCTGGTTCCTGCACTCGTCTTGTTGTTCGGTTGGCAACAACACGTCGCTCAGGGAACGACACTCGCGATGCTGACGTTGCCCGTGCTTTTTCTCGGTGCGATGGAATATTACAAGGCGGGAAATGTGAATATGAAAGTGGCTCTGCTCATGGGCTTCGGATTGCTAATCGGAAGTTACCTTGGCGGAACGTTTGCAAATAAAATCTCAGGTGATATTCTGAAAAGAATTTTTGGTGTTGCGTTGTTATTAATCTCTTTGAAAATGATTATCGGAAAGTGAATTGTCGGGGATGATTGGCGTTAGTGGATTAGTTGTGTTGTGAAGCCAATCATCCCGGCAGTTAAAATTTATGTTTAGTTCAATTAAAAAAATACATTTTGTGGGAATCGGTGGAATCGGCATGAGCGGCATTGCCGAGATTCTGCTTGACCAGAATTTCAAAGTCAGTGGCTCGGATAAATCGCTCAGCGAGATTACCGAACGGTTGCAATCGCTCGGCGCGGAAGTGTTTGAAGGACACAAAGCAGAAAATCTGAAAGAGGATGTTGATGCGCTTGTGTATTCATCTGCCGTCTCGCTCGATAATGAAGAAGTCCTTGAAGCGCAGAGAAGAAAAATTCCCATCATCCGCCGTGCGGAAATGCTCGCGGAAGTTATGCGTCTCAAATACGGAATCGGAATTGCCGGTACGCACGGGAAAACCACGACGACATCCATGGTCGGACTTGTTCTGCTCGAAGGCGGTTTCGACCCGACAGTTATTGTCGGTGGAAGATTGAATGGACTTGGCGGAACAAACGCACGGCTCGGTCAGGGTGATTTCATTGTTGTCGAAGCGGACGAGTTTGACCGCTCGTTTCTTTCGCTCACGCCAACCATTGCCGTGTTGACGACGCTCGAAGTTGACCATCTCGATTGCTACCGCGATTTGGAAGACCTCAAATCTGCATTCGTTCAGTTCGCGTTGAAGGTTCCGTTCTACGGTTTCAATGTTTTATGTCTTGATGAACCGGCGTTGCAGGATATTTTGCCGCTCCTCAGCAAGAAGAAAGTCATCACCTATGGTTTGAACCCACAGGCAGATTTGCAGGCGTATGATATCCGACATCGTGAGAACACAAGCACGTTCATGGTGGTGAAGAATTACGCGGATTTGGGTGAGATTACGATTCAAATTCCCGGCAAGCACAACGTGCAGAACGCGCTTGCCGCAATTGCCATCGGCCTTGAACTCGGAATCCCGTTCGAGAAAGTGAAAGCCGGAATCGAAAAGTTCTCCGGTGTGATTCGTCGCTGGGAAAAGAAGGGGGAAGTTGCAGGTATTTCGCTGTACGATGATTATGCACATCATCCGACAGAATGTAAGGCGACATTGCTTGGCGCAAAGTCCGGTTGGAGAAAGCGAGTCGTCTGTGTGTTTCAGCCGCACTTGTATTCGCGCACGAGAGATTTTTATGAAGAGTTCGGCAAAGCATTTTTGCTTTCCGATGTGCTGATTGTTACCGATGTCTATCCTGCGCGTGAAGAGCCGATTCAGGGAATCACCGGCGAGTTGATTACTAACGCGGCAATGCAGTACGGGCACAAAGGCGTGCATTATGTTGCCGATAAAAAACAAGTGCCGCAGTATCTCATGGGGATTGTCAAGTCGGGCGATCTCGTCATAACGATGGGTGCGGGCGACATCTACAAATATGGAAATGAATTTTTGAATTTGTTGAAGAAGAAAAACTAAGTGTTCGTCATTGAAGACATACAACAATTTTATCGCGGTCGCATCGCATTGAATGAGCCGTTGAGCAAATACACTTCGTATCGCATTGGCGGTCCGGCAGATTTTTATTTCGAGCCGGCTGATAAGAACGACGTGATTGCTCTCGTTCAGTATTTGCATGAGCGTGCGATAAAATTCTTCGTCATAGGGAACGGAAGCAATTTGCTTGTTTCGGATAGCGGAGTGCGGGGTGTTGTTCTCAATCTCGAACAAGGTTTGAATCAATTAACAACCGATGGTGAACTTGTCTATGCAGAAGCGGGCGCACGATTGACAAAGTTTGTTGATTTCTGTATCCAACTTGGATTGCAAGGAGTAGAAATGCTTGCCGGAATTCCCGGAACAGTTGGCGGCGGCGTGATAATGAACGCAGGCGCGTACGGCGGAGAGATTTCCGATTATCTCATGGAAGTGGAAACAATTCGTGATGGGAAAGTTCTGAGCATCAACAAAGAAGCGGCGCAGTTCGCGTACCGTCGTTCAGGTTTGGTGCGTGATGTTGTATTGAGTGCGTCGTTCAAACTTCAGCCGGGAGACAAAGCAGAGATGATGAAACGCCGCCGCGAGTTACTCATCAAACGAAATGAATCGCAACCGCTCAACTTCCCGAACTCGGGAAGCATCTTCAAAAACCCGGCAGGAAATTATGCGGCAAAGTTAATCGAACAAGCCGGGCTGAAAGGCACGATTCAAGGTCATGCTCAGATTTCAGAAAAGCATGGAAATTTTATTGTGAACACCGGCGGCGCGTTTGCTCAGGATGTCATCGGACTGATGCGACTTGCACGAACGACCGTATTGGAAAAATTTGGAATAGCATTGGAACCCGAAGTGAAACTGATAGGATTTACCGAAGATATTGTAAAGGAATTTTGTAACTGATGGAAAAAGAACCGAAAAATACATCGAAGAGAAATCAAAAAAGAAAATCATCCGGCTACATTTGGTGGCTCATCCCGATTATTGTTGTCTTCGCAACGCTTGCAGTGTATGGATTGCAATGGAAGTCGCAGTTGAAAGTTGAGCGCGTTCTTGTTGATGGCGCAAAATATTTGCAAGCGAAAGAAGTGGTTTCGCTTTCAACCATTCAGCAGAGCATGTTTCTTGATGATATCGAAGCGAGCGTGGTCGAAGAAAAATTACTTCAACATCCGCTCATCAAGTCTGCGAAAGTTGAAAGTCAATTGCCTGACGCGATGAGAATTACTATTACGGAGCGCGAACCGTTTGCCGTTGTCAATGGAAACCCGGTTCTCTATGTTGACTCGGAAGCGGTTTTGTTGCCTCAACTTCCCACCGTGCAGTTTGATTTACCGATCATTAACGGCATAACCGGAATTTCCTCAGTCGAATTAGGAAAACAAATTCCGAACCCATCGGTGTTTTTGGCTATTGAAGTTCTCAAACAAGCAAAGTCAGTCCATTGGTATGATGCAATTTCTGAAATCAAAGTCGGGACAAACGGAGAAGTGATGTTTAACGCGATTGAACATGCTGTTCCGATTTTTATCGGCAAGGAGGATTTCGCCCAACGACTTCAGAAACTCGAGACATTCTGGAGTAATTTTGTGAAGAACGGAGCCGCCGCGCAATTACAATATCTCGACCTCCGCTTTGATGGATATGTGGTCGTGAGGTGGGATAAACCCAACGAACGAACGACAAGAATACCGTTGTAAGGAAATGATGTAATGGACAGAACAGAACAGGAAATTATTGTTGGATTAGATATTGGCACGACGAAAGTCTGCGTCGTTGTTGCCGCGATTGATGAGATTGGCGGTTACAATATCCTCGGCATCGGGAAAAGCCCGAGCGAAGGATTGACCCGCGGCGTTGTGACAAACATTGATAAGACGGTTCGCTCGATTCAAAGCGCCGTCGCTGAAGCAGAAGCCCGTTCGGGTATTCAGATTCAATCGGTGGTTGTCGGAATTGCCGGAGACCATATTCAAAGTTTTCAGAGCCGCGGTGTTGTGGCAATCAGCGCGGCAGAGAAAGAAATTACACAGGCAGATGTCAATCGTTTGATTGAAGATACGAAGCGCGTTGCTCTTCCGTCCGACAGGAAAATCATTCATGTTATTCCACAAGAATTTATTATTGACGGACAAGACGGAGTGAACGACCCGGTCGGAATGTCCGGTGTGCGTCTCGAAGCGAATGTTCACATCATCACGGGCTTGGTGACAGCGGCACAAAATATTGTGAAGTGTGTCCAGCGCGCCGGGTTGCATATCCGCGACATGGTCCTTGAACCGCTTGCTTCAAGCTACGCAGTGCTTGATGAACAGGAAAAAGAAGTCGGTGTTGCCCTGCTTGATATTGGCGGCGGTACAACCGATGTCGCTGTGTTTGAAGACAGAACAATTCGTCACACAGCCGTTGTCCCGATTGCCGGAACTCAGGTGACGAATGATATTCGGAAAGGATGTCTCGTTCTGACGGAACAGGCAGAGCGGTTGAAATGTCAGTACGGGTTTGCCTACATGCCAAGTGTTATGGATGATGAACCGATAACAATTCCGGGCATCGGCGGCAGACCGCCGTTGGAAATTGACAAGAAACTTCTTGCGCGTATTATCCAACCGCGCATGGAAGAGATATTTGAAATCGCCGCGATGGAAATCAAACGTTCCGGCTATTCCCGGCATCTCGGCGCGGGAGTTGTTCTTACCGGCGGCGGTTCACTTATCAAAGGTGTCTCGGAACTTGCGCAGGAAGTTCTCGGCTTACCGGTGAAAATAGGAATCCCGTCCGGGTTCAAATCCGGTTTGGTGCGTGAAATTGAAAACCCGATTTACTCGACTTCGGTCGGGCTTGTTCTCTATGCACTACAAAATAAAGATTCTGTTCCGCTTACGATGAACAACGGGAAAGGAAGTTTTTCTCTCAAGACAACTTTTTCAAAGATGAAGAGTTGGTTTGAAGAGTTATGAGATTGCGATGTGAGATTTGAGATTTGAGATACGAAGAACGCATGGGTGTAGAGTGCAGGGTGATAAGGTTGTGAGCGTTGAACAGGAACGAATCATACATCCAAATGACGAATGACAAAAAAGTTTATAAAATCAATCAAAAATAAATAACCAATTAACTAATTAACCAATAAACATATTAACTAACTAAAAGGGTAACAACAGTGATAGATTTAGATTTCAATTATGACAACGGTGCGAAATTACGCATCGTCGGTGTTGGCGGTGGTGGCGGAAATGCCATCAACAGCATGATTAATCGCGGGATGCAGGGATGTGATTTCTTTGCCGTCAACTGCGATATGCAAGCGCTGAACCGGAACCTTGCCGCGAACAAAATTCAAATCGGCAAGAACCTGAGCCGCGGACTTGGCGCAGGCGCTGACCCGACAATCGGTCAGCGGGCAGTGGAAGAAAACCGCGAAGAAATTAGCCGCGCATTGCAGGGAAGTGACATGGTCTTCGTCACTGCCGGGATGGGCGGTGGAACCGGAACAGGCGGCGCGCCCGTCGTTGCAAACATTGCGAAAAGTCTCGGCGCGCTTGTTGTCGGGATTGTCACCAAGCCGTTCACGTGCGAAGGAAAGAAACGCATGGCGCTCGCGGAAGCAGGGCTCGACGAGTTGAAGAAACAAGTTGATACGCTCATCGTTATTCCTAATCAGAAATTGCTTTCGATAGTGGAACGCAACACGCCGCTTGTTGATGCATTCGATAAAGCAAATGAGGTACTCCACAATGCGACCCGTGGTATCTCCGAACTCATTACCGTTCCCGGTCTCATCAATGTTGATTTCGCAGACGTGAAAACAATCATGCGGGAGATGGGGGATGCGTTGATGGGTTCAGGTATTGCAACAGGCGAGAACCGCGCAACCGAAGCGGCGCATGCGGCAATTTCCAGTCCGTTGCTCGAAGGTGTTTCCATTCAGGGCGCGCAAGGTGTGCTTGTCAACGTGACAGGCGGACCGAGCATGTCGTTGGTGGAAGTGAATGAAGCAGTCAGTGTTATTCAGGAAGCCGCAGGCGATGACGCGAACGTCATTATGGGCGCGGTGATTGATGATACAATCGGTGATAAGTTAATGGTGACGGTGATTGCAACCGGCTTTAACAGGAAAGCATCTGCCGGAGTTCGTGTCGCAAAGCCATTGCCGAAAGTAGAGCGCATCCCGACCGGTTTGCATGAACTTCAATCGTTCGATACGCCGGCGTATGTTCGTCGCGGGATTGATATTACTCCGCACCCGTATCAGCACGAAGAGAGAGAAGATGCGAAGATGGAACTTGCGGAAATTGAAAAGCCCGCGTTCCTCCGAAAAATTATGGACTAACTTAAAGACTGTCTTGTCGAATTCCTGCCTGTCACAGGCAGGGTATTTCGGCATCTACATACAGCTTGAAATAGACCCTGAAACAAGTTCAGGGTGACAAACTATCATTATGTTACCTCACTGTTCCAAATCGCGAAGGAGTAAATCCCGTTATGGTTAGCGGGAGCCTTCGCGAGATGGAAATTATTTGAGGCGTTGGAGTTTCTCGATAAACTCCTCGGCTTCGCGTCCCTTCAATCCTTTACTCTCAAGAAATTCTTTTGAGAGGGGTTGAGCAGGTAACAGTTCTTTGAGTGCGTTCAATTCAAGACGGGTAAACCGTTCTGACTTCAACATGTAATCTTCAAACGCTTCCCATGCGAGCGGGACAACTGCCTTCGTTATCTCTGCCATCGCTTCGGCATAAACGCGGATTTCGTACTGCGCGTGCGGGTCAATCCGCAAACGGAGGAAGTGAAACAGGTTGTGCAAATCAATCTTCCAGTACCACTCGGTATAAAGAGAAAGGGGAAGATTGATGCGGGCAAGTTCGCGGGCAATATCCGACTCAAGCAATTGCTCATACTCAGTAAACAACTCTCGTTGTGTTTCGGTCAGAATGTTGATAACATTTTGCCGTAGGTCTGCCGGGACTTCCTCTTCCCGTCGTCCCTGTTTATTCATCAGACTTTGAAAATGAATTGCTTCATGTTCCGGCACATAGAATTCATCCTTCATCACCGAATATCTGCCTGAATATTCATTAACGTTCGCTGTCCGGTGACGAATCCATTGCCGGGCAACAAAGATAGGAAGTTTCACATGGAATTTCAGTTCGACCATTTCAAACGGAGTGGTATGAAGATGTCTCATTAAATACCGGATAAGTCCCCGGTCTTCGTTCACCGATTTTGTTCCTTTACCATACGAGACCCTCGCCGCCTGAACGATGGATTCATCTCCTCCCATAAAATCCACAAGCCGGACGAATCCGGCATTCAAACATTTGAATTCTTTATCGAGTACTGCTTCTGCTGATTGATTGACTACGTGTGCCATTGCTTTCTTTTATTTTGCGTGCAAATATACTGGAACTGAGTCAATATTCAAACAGGTGGGGTAGTTGTAGTTTGCTTTCAAATTTTGTTCTACATAGATTTGCACCAGTTAAGTTTTTCGCTTCCTGCGCCGTAGTAACGTTGTAGTTTGCTTTCAAATTTTGTTCTACATAGATTTGCACCAGTTCGATAAGAGATAACACGTCAGACATAGCAGTTGTAGTTTGCTTTCAAATTTTGTTCTACATAGATTTGCACCAGTGCAAGGCAATCAATAAGCCCCATCTCCATTGTTGTAGTTTGCTTTCAAATTTTGTTCTACATAGATTTGCACCAGTTTCCTCGACCAACTCCAAATGGCTATTGTAGTTGTAGTTTGCTTTCAAATTTTGTTCTACATAGATTTGCACCAGTTTATTTTATTCTCTTTCCCTAATTTTACATGTTGTAGTTTGCTTTCAAATTTTGTTCTACATAGATTTGCACCAGTTCCGAGCGCGTTGTTTGGGTACGTCGCATCGTTGTAGTTTGCTTTCAAATTTTGTTCTACATAGATTTGCACCAGTTGCCATGCCAAAGGAGAAGCTTAACACATAGTTGTAGTTTGCTTTCAAATTTTGTTCTACATAGATTTGCACCAGTGCGATGCCGTCCCACCGCTCTCCAACATACGTTGTAGTTTGCTTTCAAATTTTGTTCTACATAGATTTGCACCAGTCACCTTGCCGATCGTTTCCGTTTATTGTTAGTTGTAGTTTGCTTTCAAATTTTGTTCTACATAGATTTGCACCAGTCTAAAGAAGTAATATAAGAGGCAAGGTAAGGGTTGTAGTTTGCTTTCAAATTTTGTTCTACATAGATTTGCACCAGTTGTTCCACTCTTTAGGTTTGTCACCTTCTAGTTGTAGTTTGCTTTCAAATTTTGTTCTACATAGATTTGCACCAGTACAGATGCTTGACCTGATTGAGACGGCGCTGTTGTAGTTTGCTTTCAAATTTTGTTCTACATAGATTTGCACCAGTCGAAGGACACAGACATGACGACCACACAGAGTTGTAGTTTGCTTTCAAATTTTGTTCTACATAGATTTGCACCAGTCTACAGTGGGGAATGGGACGAGGGCTCATAGTTGTAGTTTGCTTTCAAATTTTGTTCTACATAGATTTGCACCAGTTTGCAATTTGCGCTCCACACCGTAAACAAAGTTGTAGTTTGCTTTCAAATTTTGTTCTACATAGATTTGCACCAGTATAGGTTCTGCTAATCCCATATACTATATGGGATTAGCGGATATTCAGAACAACAAAAAAAAAGAAATCCCGACCATGTATCAGCCGGGATTTCTTTTTTTTCCGATAGGTTGTCAGAACATCTCTAATTGTTGTGGGGGAGGTTTGGCATCTACGGGGTCTTTTCCTTCAAATATTTCCATCATCCCGAACTGTTTATCGGTAATCCGGAGTATCCCGATTTTCCCTTTGGAGGGAAGAAACGACTTTACACGCTTGATATGGAGGTCTGCCTGGTCGTGGCTCATGCAATGCCGGACATAGATGGAAAACTGAAACATATCGAAACCGTCTTTCATCAATTTCTTTCTGAATTGGGTATACACTTTCCTGTCTGTTTCGCTTACAACCGGCAAATCAAAAAAGACAAGCACCCACATAATTCTATACTCATTCAGGCGCATCGTCGGAGGAGTTCCGCTTGGGGAATTCGGGATACAGCATCTTTGTCGCCTCTTTTTTGAAACATTTTACCAAGGAAGCGCATGTCCGGGTAATGCCAAGTTGCAACGGTTTCCGTTCCTCT
This genomic window from Ignavibacteriota bacterium contains:
- the murG gene encoding undecaprenyldiphospho-muramoylpentapeptide beta-N-acetylglucosaminyltransferase — encoded protein: MAEIRVIFAGGGTGGHLFPAIAIADELKRLVPDAELLFIGTKNKIEARVVPQKEFAFRTIWISGFHRRLRLSNFLFPLKVVVSLVQSYSIIKQFKPDVVIGTGGYVSGPIVYAASVMKIPTLIHEQNSYPGVTTRMLGNRVKQVCITFEQAKKYLKRVDNVVLTGNPTRGSLEKVHQSEAFNYFGFDSSGKQKTLLVFGGSLGATTINNAVVQQLEKYIGQGFRIIWQTGKEDIERVKTSSNKIAKEHLWVNAFIDRMDYAYAISDIVICRAGATTIAELTRLGKPAILIPYPFAAADHQTENAKAMTESGAALMVRDSEAKERLFDVVQSLLNDTEKLQAMSIASKQLGKPNAAEEIARRIIELGRRK
- a CDS encoding sulfite exporter TauE/SafE family protein, encoding MTEVFQFVVLGFAVGILSGMIGVGGGVVLVPALVLLFGWQQHVAQGTTLAMLTLPVLFLGAMEYYKAGNVNMKVALLMGFGLLIGSYLGGTFANKISGDILKRIFGVALLLISLKMIIGK
- a CDS encoding UDP-N-acetylmuramate--L-alanine ligase is translated as MFSSIKKIHFVGIGGIGMSGIAEILLDQNFKVSGSDKSLSEITERLQSLGAEVFEGHKAENLKEDVDALVYSSAVSLDNEEVLEAQRRKIPIIRRAEMLAEVMRLKYGIGIAGTHGKTTTTSMVGLVLLEGGFDPTVIVGGRLNGLGGTNARLGQGDFIVVEADEFDRSFLSLTPTIAVLTTLEVDHLDCYRDLEDLKSAFVQFALKVPFYGFNVLCLDEPALQDILPLLSKKKVITYGLNPQADLQAYDIRHRENTSTFMVVKNYADLGEITIQIPGKHNVQNALAAIAIGLELGIPFEKVKAGIEKFSGVIRRWEKKGEVAGISLYDDYAHHPTECKATLLGAKSGWRKRVVCVFQPHLYSRTRDFYEEFGKAFLLSDVLIVTDVYPAREEPIQGITGELITNAAMQYGHKGVHYVADKKQVPQYLMGIVKSGDLVITMGAGDIYKYGNEFLNLLKKKN
- the murB gene encoding UDP-N-acetylmuramate dehydrogenase — encoded protein: MFVIEDIQQFYRGRIALNEPLSKYTSYRIGGPADFYFEPADKNDVIALVQYLHERAIKFFVIGNGSNLLVSDSGVRGVVLNLEQGLNQLTTDGELVYAEAGARLTKFVDFCIQLGLQGVEMLAGIPGTVGGGVIMNAGAYGGEISDYLMEVETIRDGKVLSINKEAAQFAYRRSGLVRDVVLSASFKLQPGDKAEMMKRRRELLIKRNESQPLNFPNSGSIFKNPAGNYAAKLIEQAGLKGTIQGHAQISEKHGNFIVNTGGAFAQDVIGLMRLARTTVLEKFGIALEPEVKLIGFTEDIVKEFCN
- a CDS encoding FtsQ-type POTRA domain-containing protein; translation: MEKEPKNTSKRNQKRKSSGYIWWLIPIIVVFATLAVYGLQWKSQLKVERVLVDGAKYLQAKEVVSLSTIQQSMFLDDIEASVVEEKLLQHPLIKSAKVESQLPDAMRITITEREPFAVVNGNPVLYVDSEAVLLPQLPTVQFDLPIINGITGISSVELGKQIPNPSVFLAIEVLKQAKSVHWYDAISEIKVGTNGEVMFNAIEHAVPIFIGKEDFAQRLQKLETFWSNFVKNGAAAQLQYLDLRFDGYVVVRWDKPNERTTRIPL
- the ftsA gene encoding cell division protein FtsA → MDRTEQEIIVGLDIGTTKVCVVVAAIDEIGGYNILGIGKSPSEGLTRGVVTNIDKTVRSIQSAVAEAEARSGIQIQSVVVGIAGDHIQSFQSRGVVAISAAEKEITQADVNRLIEDTKRVALPSDRKIIHVIPQEFIIDGQDGVNDPVGMSGVRLEANVHIITGLVTAAQNIVKCVQRAGLHIRDMVLEPLASSYAVLDEQEKEVGVALLDIGGGTTDVAVFEDRTIRHTAVVPIAGTQVTNDIRKGCLVLTEQAERLKCQYGFAYMPSVMDDEPITIPGIGGRPPLEIDKKLLARIIQPRMEEIFEIAAMEIKRSGYSRHLGAGVVLTGGGSLIKGVSELAQEVLGLPVKIGIPSGFKSGLVREIENPIYSTSVGLVLYALQNKDSVPLTMNNGKGSFSLKTTFSKMKSWFEEL
- the ftsZ gene encoding cell division protein FtsZ, yielding MIDLDFNYDNGAKLRIVGVGGGGGNAINSMINRGMQGCDFFAVNCDMQALNRNLAANKIQIGKNLSRGLGAGADPTIGQRAVEENREEISRALQGSDMVFVTAGMGGGTGTGGAPVVANIAKSLGALVVGIVTKPFTCEGKKRMALAEAGLDELKKQVDTLIVIPNQKLLSIVERNTPLVDAFDKANEVLHNATRGISELITVPGLINVDFADVKTIMREMGDALMGSGIATGENRATEAAHAAISSPLLEGVSIQGAQGVLVNVTGGPSMSLVEVNEAVSVIQEAAGDDANVIMGAVIDDTIGDKLMVTVIATGFNRKASAGVRVAKPLPKVERIPTGLHELQSFDTPAYVRRGIDITPHPYQHEEREDAKMELAEIEKPAFLRKIMD
- a CDS encoding FAD-dependent thymidylate synthase, whose product is MAHVVNQSAEAVLDKEFKCLNAGFVRLVDFMGGDESIVQAARVSYGKGTKSVNEDRGLIRYLMRHLHTTPFEMVELKFHVKLPIFVARQWIRHRTANVNEYSGRYSVMKDEFYVPEHEAIHFQSLMNKQGRREEEVPADLRQNVINILTETQRELFTEYEQLLESDIARELARINLPLSLYTEWYWKIDLHNLFHFLRLRIDPHAQYEIRVYAEAMAEITKAVVPLAWEAFEDYMLKSERFTRLELNALKELLPAQPLSKEFLESKGLKGREAEEFIEKLQRLK
- the cas2 gene encoding CRISPR-associated endonuclease Cas2, coding for MRLNEYRIMWVLVFFDLPVVSETDRKVYTQFRKKLMKDGFDMFQFSIYVRHCMSHDQADLHIKRVKSFLPSKGKIGILRITDKQFGMMEIFEGKDPVDAKPPPQQLEMF